One stretch of Plasmodium vivax chromosome 8, whole genome shotgun sequence DNA includes these proteins:
- a CDS encoding hypothetical protein (encoded by transcript PVX_094275A), with protein MVNSIDCFNKVASSEGCTNSFKNSEKANMHNARNRCIKEKNMPLYIMKVFTVALFIWMCHYSDDSTCGKSLNKKKSLGNPSELRNSRIIAAVDYDSEQRAAGPSHRASDNEKSSMCETTETELAEKKRKKALKKKLKKKKLKRPRGKKTVFVENDFVPGGVRSEYLEKENLTTQEKDNEDSDVESAKQENGEMWYVEDESGDWELAGTENTEQQKGECSYVNNENKEWADSDTEGVENEYIKLLNGEVSYLEDVFPDEEENGKKRRKRSKKKSKKKPRKKKTLYVEGNSELKNGEAGNAKIEDLDSILSEIIQQSENKEAKKGGKRKGKKKGVSKDTKSQYDSNSESNMESYRESNSESNMESNSESNSESNNESNSESNGEPKKGLKNGLKKRNRRKRRKLNKKRRKSEIARAVKYLSDCTDIDEAKKEELKKAKYFNKKSNNKESGSTQGDLSDCAEGKKKSSKSRKRIKLDNTEVNLSDCTACSGSGTADLACNKTERAETEDKYAENRDTENEELKRAECNAGN; from the exons atggttaactCAATTGATTGTTTTAATAAGGTTGCATCTTCCGAAGGATGCacaaattcttttaaaaattcggAAAAGGCAAATATGCATAACGCCAGGAATAGATGcataaaagagaaaaacatgCCCCTCTACATCATGAAGGTGTTTACTGTTGCTCTGTTCATTTGGATGTGCCATTATAGCGACGAC tCCACCTGTGGTAAGTCCCtgaacaaaaagaagagcCTGGGAAATCCCTCCGAGCTGAGAAATAGCAGAATTATTGCAGCGGTTGATTATGATTCAGAACAGAGAGCTGCCGGTCCGAGTCATCGCGCGTCGGATAATGAGAAGAGCTCTATGTGCGAAACTACTGAAACAGAACTcgcagaaaagaaaaggaaaaaagcgttaaaaaaaaaactaaaaaaaaaaaaattaaagcgtcctagaggaaaaaaaaccgtTTTCGTAGAAAACGACTTTGTACCAGGGGGTGTAAGATCGGAATAtctcgaaaaggaaaatttaacAACTCAAGAAAAAGACAATGAAGATTCAGATGTGGAGAGTGCCAAACAAGAGAATGGAGAAATGTGGTATGTGGAAGATGAAAGTGGAGACTGGGAACTAGCCGGAACAGAAAACACAGaacaacaaaaaggagaatgTTCATATGTGAATaacgaaaataaagaatGGGCAGATTCAGATACGGAGGGTGtagaaaatgaatatataaaattactaAACGGAGAAGTTAGCTACCTTGAAGATGTATTTCccgatgaggaagaaaacggaaagaaaagaaggaaaagatctaagaaaaaatcgaaaaagaaacccagaaaaaaaaaaacattatatgtGGAAGGGAATTCAGAACtgaaaaatggtgaagcaggaaatgcaaaaatagaAGACTTAGATTCGATATTGTCGGAAATAATTCAACAAtcagaaaataaagaagcaaaaaaaggaggaaaaaggaaaggaaagaaaaagggtgTATCTAAGGATACGAAATCGCAGTATGATTCAAACAGCGAATCTAACATGGAATCATATCGTGAATCCAACAGTGAATCGAACATGGAATCAAACAGCGAATCAAACAGCGAATCAAACAATGAATCGAACAGTGAATCAAATGGTGAACCGAAGAAGGGATTGAAGAatggattaaaaaaaagaaacagaagaaaaagaagaaaacttaataaaaagagaagaaaatcgGAAATTGCAAGAGCTGTGAAATACTTATCAGACTGTACAGATATTGATGAAgctaaaaaagaagaattaaaaaaggcgaaatattttaataaaaagtcAAATAATAAAGAATCAGGCAGTACGCAAGGTGATCTGTCAGATTGCGctgaaggaaagaaaaagagctCAAAGAGtagaaaaagaataaaattggATAACACGGAAGTTAATTTATCAGATTGCACTGCCTGTTCTGGATCAGGAACTGCAGATTTAGCATGTAATAAAACCGAACGCGCTGAAACGGAAGATAAATACGCAGAAAATAGAGAcacagaaaatgaagagttgAAACGCGCGGAATGCAATGCCGGAAATTAG